Below is a genomic region from Desulfonauticus submarinus.
GCAAGATTTTTTTTAATTCTTGGAACAAGTCATTGGAATTAGAAATAAGAAAAAAGTCTTTTTTTTGCATTTTTATTCTTCGGGGTTAAATCCAGAGAGTTCTAAAAATTCATCTGCCAATTCATCTAAAATTGCTTCAAAGGTTTTTGAAGAGAGTTTTAAGATTTTGCATGCTTCTGGATATAGTTTACTTGCATGGTCGTCTCCTGCAAAACCAACTTCAAAAACTCTAGTAATAAAGTCAGCTAAGTGTACTACCGCTGCCATTTCAGGATAATATTGGGCGCTTTTAATTTGATGATGCCAAGCTAAACCTTCTTTAAGTCTTAAGGGCAAGTTCCAGTAGTCTGCCAACCAGGCATTTATTCTATCGTGTCCAAAGCCCATAACTTTTTTTTCTGCCACATAATAAGGAATATCTTCTTTTTTTACTAATTCTTCTACTTCTTTTTTTAATTCAGGAAGTTGAACAAGGGCAATGACTTTGCCTAAATCGTGTAATAATCCTCCTACAGCATATTCTTCAGGGTCTTTTAGACCAACTGTTTTGGCAATTGTAGAAGCAGCTAAGGCACATCCCAGACTATGTTCCCAAAGTCCTACCATAGATTTATTCATAATATCAAAGACAGATGTGCTGATAATAAGACCTTTAATTACATTAAAGCCAAGTAGAACTAAGGCATGTTGGATTGTTGAGATGCGGCGGG
It encodes:
- a CDS encoding HDOD domain-containing protein, with amino-acid sequence MEDLRLESKKKVLAVKDLPTLPQVLEEVSKLVEDPTVSTEKIANVISKDQVLSAKVLKMVNSPIYGFPRRISTIQHALVLLGFNVIKGLIISTSVFDIMNKSMVGLWEHSLGCALAASTIAKTVGLKDPEEYAVGGLLHDLGKVIALVQLPELKKEVEELVKKEDIPYYVAEKKVMGFGHDRINAWLADYWNLPLRLKEGLAWHHQIKSAQYYPEMAAVVHLADFITRVFEVGFAGDDHASKLYPEACKILKLSSKTFEAILDELADEFLELSGFNPEE